The following nucleotide sequence is from Gemmatimonadota bacterium.
GAGGTGGACATCGACACCATTCCCCAGCGGGTCCGGGAGGAAATCGTCGCGGCGAAGCGCCCCGTGGTCATTCCGCCGCACATTGGGGCGTGGACGACGAAAGTGTGAAAATCAATAGCGCCGCTTTCGATTTTCACATTTGTTGCGTAGTCACGAAATCGGGGACGGAGATGCCTTGGACGTGGAATTAAGCAACTTTTGTGAATAAGAAGAGGAGCTGGTATGCGCGTACCCACAAATCGAATTACAACTCACCCGGGCGCGCTTTTGCTCGAACAGATTCATGAAATGGGATTGACCGTCAACGGACTGGCACAGGATATAGACCTTCCTGTCAAGAGACTTCATGAAATTGTACACGAAAGGCGCGGTGTGACTGCTGAAACCGCCATCGACTTAGGTGATTATTACGACCAGACTCCAGAGTTCTGGATGAATGCTCAGAAAACCTATGAGTTATCCAGGGAACTGGTAATGAATAGTAAAGAAATACGTTCCCGTGTACGCCGTCATGCTAAAGACCGTTACGAAGAATCGAAAACCGCACGTGTATGAAGGCTGACCAACCCACGCAACATCTCCATCAACCCCTTGCCATTTCCTCCCTGACGCTCTATATTACACGGTCTTGAATCTGCCCCTTCGGTAACCTAAACAGGTACCCATGAGCACTGAAAAACCATACCGGGATTTCATACGCGAGATCATCGACGCGGACATGGAGAGCGGGAAGTTCGGTGGCAAAGTGATGACCCGTTTCCCTCCGGAACCGAACGGCTATCTCCATATCGGTCACGCGAAGTCGATATGCCTCAATTTCGGGGTGGCGGAGGAGTACGGCGGCCTGTGCAACCTCAGGTTCGACGACTCGAATCCGGAAACGGAGAACGTGGACTACGTCGAGGGAATCAAGCGGGATATCCGGTGGCTGGGATTCGACTGGGAGGACCGGCTCTACTTCGCCTCGGATTACTTCGATAAGCTGTACGCCTACGCGCTGCAACTCGTGGACCAGGGCGATGCCTACGTAGACAGCCTGACGTGGGAAGAAATGCGCGACCACCGCGGCACGCCCACGGAACCGGGCCGGAACAGTCCGTACCGCGACCGGACGACCGCAGAAAACCGGGATCTCTTCGAACGCATGCAGGCCGGGGAGTTTCCGGACGGCACGCACGTCCTGCGGGCCCGGATCGACATGGCCCATGCCAACCTGACGATGCGCGACCCCGTGCTGTACCGGATCCGGCACGCCCATCATTACCGCACCGGGGACAAGTGGCGCGTGTATCCCATATACGACTTCACCCATTGCCTGTCGGATTCCATCGAAGGTATCACCCATTCGCTCTGCACCCTGGAGTTCGAGAACAACCGGCCGCTGTACGACTGGATCCTGGACCGGCTGGACGTCTACCATCCCCAGCAGATCGAGTTCGCGCCGCTGTCGCTGGCCCACACCGTGCTTTCGAAGCGCTTCTACCGGCCGCTCATCGAAGAAGGCGTGCTTTCCGGCTGGGACGACCCGCGTATGCCCACGCTGTCCGGCCTGCGGCGCCGGGGATACACTCCCGAGGCCGTCCGGACCCTCTGCGACCGCGTCGGCGTGGCCAAGAACCACAATCTCATCGACATGGCCCTGGCGGATTTCATCATCCGGGAGGACCTGAACAAGCGGGCGCCCCGGGTCATGGGCGTGCTGGACCCGTTGAAGGTCGTGATCACCAATTACCCCACCGACCGCACCGAGCAGATGGAAGCCGTGAACAACCCGGAAGACGAGGGCATGGGCACGCGGCAGGTGCCTTTTGCCCGTGAAATCTATATCGAGCGAAACGACTTCATGGAAGATCCGCCGCGCAAGTTCTTCCGGCTGGCGCCGGGCAGGGAAGTCCGCCTCCGCTACGGCTACTACATCACCTGTACGGACGTGATCAAGGACGATGACGGGCGCGTAGTCGAACTGCACTGCACCTACGACCCGGAATCCCGAGGTGGTAACACACCGGACGGGAGAAAAGTACGCGGCACCATCCACTGGGTATCGGCCGCGCATGCCGTGAACGCCACCGTACGCCTCTACGACCGGCTCTTCAGCGACCCGGATCCCCGTCCGGGTGAAGTCGACGATGACCGGTCCTTATTGAATCCTGATTCGCTCAAGACCGTCACGGACTGCAAGGTCGAGCCCGGGCTGGCGGATGCCGAACACGGCGTGAACTACCAGTTCGAGCGACTGGGCTACTTCTGTATCGATGCCGTCGAAACGCAGCCCAATGGACCCGTTTTCAACCAGACGATCACCCTGCGCGATACCTGGGCGAAAATCCAGCAGAAGTAGAACAGAAGTAGATACGAGTTTACGTAACGAACAGAGACGATTCCATCCAGGAAGGTGACTATGGCACGTCTATTCGGAAAAGAGTATACACGCCGGGAACTGCTCGATCTCGTCGGCGACATGAGCCAGGTAGCCCACGCCCGATACGGCGAACTGCGCGAAGGCACCGACCGGGGCGCCGATCTCATCGAGGTGTTCAACGCCTCGGGCCTGTGTTTCTCCCTGCTGCCGGGACGGGCGCTGGACGTAGCCTCGGCCCACTACAAGGGCATGTCACTGTGTTTCCGCGGCAACACGGGCGACGTGGGGCCGGCGTTCTACGAACCGCAGGGCTACGGTTGGATGAGGGGGTTCTACGGCGGACTGGTCCTGAGCTGCGGGATGACGTTCACGGGACATCCGGAAGTCGATCCGGAAGAAGAAAACGAAGAGCTCGGCCTCCACGGGCGTCTGTCCTTCCTTCCCGCCCGGCAGGTCCATACCGACGGCCAGTGGGACGGCGACGACTACATCGTCAAGGTACGCGGGAAAATCAGGGAAGCCGTTGTCTTCGGTACGAACCTGGAACTCACCCGGGAAATCTCGACGGTCCTTGGCGAGAAATCGCTGCACATCCACGACCGGATACACAACCAGTCGGTCGATCGCTCACCCCTTATGTTCGTCTATCACTGTAATCCCGGTTTCCCCATCCTCGACGAGGGCACACGCGTCGTCATCGACAGTGAAAAGTCGACGGAATGGCTCGAAGACCGGGAGGTCGATCCAGAGACCTTTTCTACGGTCTCTGCACCCGCAGAAGAAGCGCACGACGACGTCTACGTCCTCCGTCCCCGGGCCGATGCCAGCGGTCTGTGCCACGTAGGACTGATCAATGATCGCCTCGGTCTGGGTCTGTACTGGTCCTTCCCCAAGGCGGAGATCCCCCTCGTCAGCCACTGGCAGCACTTCCACAAGGGAACCTACGTCACCGGCATCGAACCGGGCAACGTCAGCATGCTCGGCCGGGCCTGGAACCGCAAGAACGGCTACCTGCAACACATCGAGCCCGACGAAGTGCGCGACTTTCACGTGGAGATCGGTGTGTTGGAAGGAGCGGAGGAGATTGCGGCGTTCGTGGCGAAGGTTGGTGGGTAAATTCTGAAGTAGGTTACTAACAAATTCCTGTATCGACTCCTGTATTGACCTATTGTTGATTCGAGTCGTTAATTAGTTCTCTGGTTCCATGAATTGACGTTTGACGTACATCGTCATCTCATGTAATTTGGTTTCAGCTATGATTCTTGGATACAAGGATCGCAGGACCGAGCGATTCGCCAGTGGCGAATTCACCGCTTCGTTTCAGGGATTTGAAAAACAGGCTGCGAAAAGACTTTCGATTCTGAATGCTGCCCCATCGCTTAATACCTTGAAAGCACTGACCAGCAACCGTTTGGAAACTCTCCGAGGAAAGAGAAGAGGGCAGTATTCAATTCGAATAAACAACCAATGGCGAATCTGCTTCAGATGGCCCGGTGACAGTCCGGGACCGTTAGACGTGGAAATTGTAGACTATCATTAAGGCAACATGGAGGATGGAATCATGCTCCAGCGTACCATTCATCCCGGCGAGATTCTTCAGGACGAGCTCGAAGAATTGGGCGTTGTGCCATCGGAATTCGCACGTCAGATTGACGTTCCGCCAAACAGGATCAACCAGATTATCTCAGGCAAGCGGTCGATTACGGCGGACACGGCCTTGCGCTTCGGTCACTGGTTCGGCGTGGAACCGCTGTTCTGGATCAACCTGCAGTCACAGTTTGACCTTGCAGCAGCCCATAGGAGAGTCGGTACGGCTATCCGCGCATTGCCCACAGCATTTAATCGATCCTGACTGACCGTTACTACCCCCTTGATGGTTCATGCAGTCTGTCCTCCTCGTTCGATCATGTGTGCAAGATCAGTATCGAACACGTGCAGGAGATCATTCGGGACCTGTGGTGTGATTCACGCAGGATATCCCTACTCGTTTCAACATCAAATCTAATGAAATGACTATGAAAGAGCGGGAGGAACATGACTGGCGACCATCGTAAAGCCATCAGGATCAGGACGGCCTCTATCCTGGTTATGGTGGCCACCATGGATATCGAACCGGTAGACGCCCAAGGGACCGCAATCTCAAGTAGAGACCATGTGCGCCAGACTGAAACTGCAACTGAGCCGACTGAATCCGCCACCTACCAAAACACTTTCTACCTTCGGATCGGCGCGAGCCTTTATCTGCCCTCGACAACCAGGTTCGGGGACAGGAATTGTCTGAGTACGTCTCCCGCGGCGCTCTACGGGTGTGGAACGGGAGGCGACGGCATCGCTAGAGGTACGCGGGGTGATTACAGCATGGCGGCGGTGTCGAGGTCGGCCTCGGATACGTCGCGACACCGGGTCTGCGCCTGGAAACGTACATATCCTACCGTCCGAGATTCGCCTTCGAAGGGACCGCCAACTTCCTTCAGACCGATGCACTACAGTCCGTATCGGCGGACCTGCAGTCCGCTTCCAGCACGGTCGCCGCGTACATGGATTTCATAGCGCACGGTCCCTTTAGTGTGTTCGCGGGTGCCGGCGCCGGACTGCATTATGTCGATATCAGCGAATACCTAATGACGTTTCCCAGGACGCAGACCATCGTTCCGGACGGCCGGCGGGTCGATTTCTCCGTAATGCTGGCAGCCGGAGTGGCTACGTCTCTTTCGGACAGGGTCACGCTCGATCTTGCATGGCGATACGTGAATTGGGGAATCGTAGAGACCGGAAGAGCCACCGGCCGGGTCATCTGGAAGGACGGCAGCCGCGAACCGCTGGAGTTAGACCTCGCCGAAACCTGGGCTATGATCAGCGGGCAGGGATTCAGGGTGTCATTGCGCTATGGGTTTTGAACCGGAAAACGACGCGTTGTTTACCAACTAAGTGAGTATATGACATGATACTTAGGAGCGGCGGATATGCTCAGTATTAGAGAACCCTCACTATGATCAAAATCGTTTGCTGGAACATACGAAGGAGCAAGGCACCCTGGGACGAACTGCTCGCAATGGATGCAGACGTCGGTTTGATTCAGGAGGCTGGTAAGATTCCTCCAGATCTACGCGCACGGATCGACACCGGTTCACATGCGACCTGTGACCAGTGGTTCTACCTGGATGATTTCGATCGTTGGCCTTTGGTTGTAAAACTGTCAGATCGAGTCAGGGTTGAGTGGTTCAAACGAGTTGTTCCTCGATACAAATCAGCTGCCCCCGACGAGATGGTCGTCAGCGATGCCGGTACCATTGCCGCCGCGCGGGTGATTCCCCTCGATCAGGAGCCCTTCATCGTAGTTTCGATGTACTCGCGGTGGTTAAAACCGCACAAATCTACCCCAACGAAATGGAGTGTAGGCTATTCTGACGCGTCTACTCATCGGATCATTTCTGATCTCTCGGCCTTTATAGGTTCCAGTGATCCGGCCACCCACCGGATAATTGCTGCGGGGGACCTTAATACCATTTACGAGTGCACTGACACAGCTTTAGTCATTCCTACGAGAGACAAGTCTGTATTTGAACGTATGGACGGGCTTGGATTGAGATTCCTGGGGCCTCGATATCCAGATGGTTTATGTAAAACCCCTACGCCAAAGGGACTACCCTCCGATACGATGAACGTACCTACTTACTACACTGTACGAGCCAGAACACCTGAGAACGCCCGCCATCAACTCGACTACGTATTCGCTTCACGAGGATTCCACAAGGGCATCCGAACCAGAGCCCTGAACGATCCCGTAGAGTGGGGTTCCAGCGACCACTGTCGTATTATGATTGAAATCGACTAATCCCGCTTCCCAATACCCTTATATCTTCACACCACCCCCCACGCCACCTTCCCATATTCTCTTTCCCGTTCTTCCCGGTATCCCTCTGCGATCTCGAAATCTCGGCCCAGCCAGAGCGCGTCTCGCTGCGCAGGTGTAAGCGCCTCGATCAGTTCATCGGTAAGCACATCCTCGAAACGGAACCGGTGGTCGTTACTCGCTCCGTCTCGAAACAGCCAGTGACTCATCGACCTGCCTTCACGGGAGGTATTGAGCCCGGTTGCGTGAAAGATTCTTGAATCACGTACGATAAGTTGGTCCGGCCTTACCTCGAGCGGAACCTCTCCAGGCAGTTCCACATCTGCAATGCCATCGACCCAGTATTCTTCGGGATATCCCTGCTCCCGCCGCCGACGTTCCGCTTCCTCCTTGAACCGGTCGGCGGACCCGATGTGACTGCCGGGAATAACCCGGAGACAGCCCTGCGCGACCGATGCGCCCGAGAAGTAGTGCATGAACTCGGTGTAGACCATTTCGCTGTCGCGGTGCCACCAGAACGAGTGGTCGGGCGCCAGTTCATTGATGCCGCCGTTGCGGAGATAGACATCGTCGTCACCGGCGAGTTGCCTGGCCATTTCGAGGATTTCCGGATGGAGCATGATCTTCAGGAAAGGCAGGGCATGGTCGAGCGCGCACCAGTAGGAGCCGGGAATCTGCGGAGCCAGCCGAAAATGATTCCGCCGGGTATCCGCGGTGACCGAATCAGGATCGATGGCGACTTTTTCCACGGCATTCTGGCAGTCCTGCGTAAGGGTCTGCAGAAAGGGGCAGTCGACAATGACATATCCGTCCCGGTGATACGCTTCGAGCTGTGACAACGACAGTTTCAAGGACGTTCCTTTCTCCGAAATGGATACATCATACTTCGATTTTCAGTCCCATCTCCAGCGTCTCACGTGGAATATCTCCCAGATGCTGTTCATTCACCACGATGCGGTATGCGTCTTCGACCAGATAGCCGAATTTCAGCGGGATTTCTCGCCGCGCCGAGTATGGCATAGCGAGGTCTCCCAGCGCGTTGACCACGGACAGTTCTATGGCATTGTCCGACCATCCCGTCACTTCCGCGGTGACACCGTCTATGGCAACCGCTTTCCTGGATGAACCGTCCATCCACACGCCGCCGAAATGCCGTTCCAGGTAAGCAGTCGCGGCGAGACCGCCGCCTGGTCCCCAGTTGAAGCCCGTCCAGCCACCGCCTTCGCCGGAATGCACCCTGGGATCGCCGTGCATGAGGCTTTCGGGGGACAATCCGATTCCCGGCTGCACCTGTACCTGTTCCGCCATGGTGACGCGGTAGTCGTTGATGCCGTTGGCGTGGTTCTCCTCCATGTCCATGGCGGCGAAAGCGGCACGGGACGCGGCCACGGCGCGTTCAAGGTATTCGATCTTGCCCGTGGCGCGGTAATAGTCCGCATAAGTGGGCACTACGCGGGACTGCCGGCCGTCGTTCCATTCGCCGTCGCAGTTCATCACACCGAAACCGCCGAATAGGCAGGCCTTGCCGAACCGGTTCGGCGCCCACACCTGCTGGAACAACGACAGCAGACCCAAACAGTACTCGCCCTGTTGTAGCCACTGCCGGTCTTCGGTCAGTTGGTACAGGGCCAGGAAGTGATCAGCGGCCCACTGAACGGCCAGCGTATTGACCGGCGGGATCCCGTTGAGCGGATCGACCCAGTACAGGGGTCTCGGCGCGCAGGAATAGAAGAGTTCGAAATCCTGGAACTTCATCCGCGGTACGATTTCCCGGTTCATAAACGCGCCGGCCTTCACGGCGGCCCGTTCCATTTCGGGATCTCCGATGATCCGGGCGGTCTTCGCCAGCACCGCGCCGCCGATGGCCGTCGGTGCGTCTTCTTTCAGTTGCGGCGCGGGGTGGAGCTGACGGTCGAAATAGGTGGGGATAGCGCCGGACGGAAGCTGGGCGTCAACCAGGAACCGGCAGAAATCGATAATCCAGTTCAGTATTTCGGAGCCGCGTTCGAGATCGGGATATTGTTCATGCCAGTAAAGCATCCACCAGGCCGTTACACCCATGGACTGGAGGTCGTACCCATCCATCGGGTGCGCGGGCCACGAGGTCCAGTACATGGCTCCTTCCCAGGACGCAGTATCGACATTGTATATACAGGGGAAGGCACCGTCCCGCCGGGGTGAAGAAAGCCGCAGGTTGATCATCCCCTCGGCGATGGCGACGAGATCGTCATCGGCCCATTTCCTTCCGTAATGCAATAGGCCGAAACCCGCCTGAAAGTCATTCTCCCAGGCGTGGTAATTGACCCCCCTGCGCCAGGTGTTTTCTATGCCATACCCCGCTCGATCACCACAGGATACGGGCTTTGACCACAGTTTCAGTTCATGCTTGTAGGTATACCGTCTTCCGTACTCGTCGAAGGGCATGACCTGGGGCCGAATGTCCTTCAAATACCGCGACCCGTATTTATCCCACAACAACTCCGTGACCTGGGTCACGATCGATTCAGGGCCCTCGCCGGTGCCGATCAAGAGATCAAAGCCATAGGTGATCTCGGTCCCGCTGACCGGCGCGGCTTCATCACGGGCCGTCAGCACGTGACCGTCCGGTTTCCATCTGCAGATTCCATAGGATATGCGGGGCAGTCCGTAGGTCTCGCCGCTGCCGGGGTGATGCCAGGCGCGCAGGTCGAGGGCGTGACGCAGATCCGGCTGCACCTGCATGCGGTCCAGGTCGGGTACAATGGCCGCGTAAACGCCGTGGGCCAGAACGATAGCGCAGGGCGATCGGAAGAACCAGTCGCCGGCCACGTGATCCTCGTTGTCATGAAGTCCGGGAATCCACGCGAAATCCAGGGGCAGGGCGTAACCCATCGCCCGGTCATCGGGCATGAAGTCCGGGAATCCACGCGAAATCCAGGGGCAGGGCGTAACCCATCGCCCGGGCATCGGGCATGAAGTAATAGTGGTTCATGAGCCGTGCGAGGAGCGCGCCCGAACGCGTGAGGCAATCGCGTACCTCGACGTAGAGCCGGTTGTCTGATTCAACGGATATCCGTTCCTCGATCCTGTGTCCACCGATCTCGCCGCGGCGGATGAGTCCGTTCGTCCCCTGGTCGGCGATTTCCGTGAAGAAAGAGCCGTACCCATCGCTCGAAGGGGTGACTTCCAGGTCTTCTACCGCGGATTCCTCATACCTTTCCCAGGGTCGGTGCTTGTTTGCCGCCTGGTGGGACAGCACGGTACGCCAGCCGCGCTTAGGATCCCGGCATTCGAAACGCAGGATATGGGCATTCCCGTGCTGTATTGGGATGATCCGCAGGTGTTCGGCTTCAATCAAGGTGGATTCCTCGAGGTATCCGGTCTTTCTCCGGGCCTCTACCGGAGGGCAGTACCGTATGCTGCGAGATAGACCGAAATCACTTCTTGCATCCGAGAAAATACAGCGTGGCCAGCGCCTATTCAATCAGATTGCCTGTCCAGGGTTCTCCGAAACCAATTTCGTTGACGCTGGTTCCACGGATTTCTATACTCGAATCATACTGCCGGATCGGCAGTCAGCGAGCAATAGTCGTGGGAATCAGGCTTTGAGCGGAATCCATCACGCGGTCACTCAAGTTGCAAATCTCATGATGCAGATCTCTTCACACGAAAAGTATCACGTGTAATCCAGTACCCAATTCGGAGCAAACCATGGCCATCCCCTATGACGAATGCCTGCGGCGGCTGCGGGCGCAGGTATCCGAAGGCAAGCCGATCATCGGCACGGGCGCCGGCACGGGGCTTTCCGCCAAGTGCGCGGAGGCCGGAGGCGCCGACATCATCATCATCTACAACTCCGGGCGCTATCGCATGGGCGGGCGCGGTTCGCTCTCCGGCATGATGCCCTACGGAGACGCCAACCAGGTGGTGGTGGAAATGGGCCAGGAGGTCCTGACCATCGTGGAGGACGCCCCCGTGCTGGCAGGGGTCTGCGGTACGGATCCCTTCCGCATCATGAGCGTCTTCGTCCGGCAGCTCAAGGACCAGGGCTTCTCGGGCGTTCAGAATTTCCCCACGGTCGGCCTCATCGACGGGCTGTTCCGCCAGAACCTAGAAGAAACGAACATGGGATACGACCTGGAGGTCGAGATGATCGCCGAGGCCCACCAGGCCGGACTCCTCACCTGTCCCTACGTCTTTTCAGAGGAGGAGGCGGTAAAGATGGCCGAGGCCGGCGCGGACGTGCTCGTGCCCCACATGGGCCTGACGACCAGCGGAACGATCGGCGCCCAGACGGCCATGACGCTCCAGGAGGCCGCAGCCAGGGTACAGGCCATCAGGGACGCGGCCGTCGGCGTGAGGGAAGATATCCTCGTGTTGTGCCACGGCGGACCGATCGCCGAACCGGATGACGCCGAATACGTGCTGAACAACACGACCGGAGTCGTCGGTTTCTTCGGGGCGTCGAGCATCGAGCGCCTTCCGGTGGAACGGGCGCTGACGGAACAGGTCCGCCACTTCAAGGGACTGGCTATCTAAGACCGATTCAAATGTAAACAAGGTTCGACGCGCGGTTGTAATCACCGCAGTCAAGCACTTACTCAGGAGGCAGCCATGCCAGAACCGGGCCTTCGATTCGTAGAGCCGGACGACGTGGAAACCATGATGTTCGACTGGGGCAACATCAAGTGGTTCAGCGAACCCCGGGTGACCGAGACTGAACGCTTCACCATGGGGCTGGTCGTGCTTGAGCCGGGCAA
It contains:
- a CDS encoding HigA family addiction module antitoxin, with the protein product MRVPTNRITTHPGALLLEQIHEMGLTVNGLAQDIDLPVKRLHEIVHERRGVTAETAIDLGDYYDQTPEFWMNAQKTYELSRELVMNSKEIRSRVRRHAKDRYEESKTARV
- a CDS encoding glutamine--tRNA ligase/YqeY domain fusion protein, giving the protein MSTEKPYRDFIREIIDADMESGKFGGKVMTRFPPEPNGYLHIGHAKSICLNFGVAEEYGGLCNLRFDDSNPETENVDYVEGIKRDIRWLGFDWEDRLYFASDYFDKLYAYALQLVDQGDAYVDSLTWEEMRDHRGTPTEPGRNSPYRDRTTAENRDLFERMQAGEFPDGTHVLRARIDMAHANLTMRDPVLYRIRHAHHYRTGDKWRVYPIYDFTHCLSDSIEGITHSLCTLEFENNRPLYDWILDRLDVYHPQQIEFAPLSLAHTVLSKRFYRPLIEEGVLSGWDDPRMPTLSGLRRRGYTPEAVRTLCDRVGVAKNHNLIDMALADFIIREDLNKRAPRVMGVLDPLKVVITNYPTDRTEQMEAVNNPEDEGMGTRQVPFAREIYIERNDFMEDPPRKFFRLAPGREVRLRYGYYITCTDVIKDDDGRVVELHCTYDPESRGGNTPDGRKVRGTIHWVSAAHAVNATVRLYDRLFSDPDPRPGEVDDDRSLLNPDSLKTVTDCKVEPGLADAEHGVNYQFERLGYFCIDAVETQPNGPVFNQTITLRDTWAKIQQK
- a CDS encoding DUF4432 family protein, which encodes MARLFGKEYTRRELLDLVGDMSQVAHARYGELREGTDRGADLIEVFNASGLCFSLLPGRALDVASAHYKGMSLCFRGNTGDVGPAFYEPQGYGWMRGFYGGLVLSCGMTFTGHPEVDPEEENEELGLHGRLSFLPARQVHTDGQWDGDDYIVKVRGKIREAVVFGTNLELTREISTVLGEKSLHIHDRIHNQSVDRSPLMFVYHCNPGFPILDEGTRVVIDSEKSTEWLEDREVDPETFSTVSAPAEEAHDDVYVLRPRADASGLCHVGLINDRLGLGLYWSFPKAEIPLVSHWQHFHKGTYVTGIEPGNVSMLGRAWNRKNGYLQHIEPDEVRDFHVEIGVLEGAEEIAAFVAKVGG
- a CDS encoding type II toxin-antitoxin system RelE/ParE family toxin, with protein sequence MILGYKDRRTERFASGEFTASFQGFEKQAAKRLSILNAAPSLNTLKALTSNRLETLRGKRRGQYSIRINNQWRICFRWPGDSPGPLDVEIVDYH
- a CDS encoding HigA family addiction module antitoxin, with translation MLQRTIHPGEILQDELEELGVVPSEFARQIDVPPNRINQIISGKRSITADTALRFGHWFGVEPLFWINLQSQFDLAAAHRRVGTAIRALPTAFNRS
- a CDS encoding endonuclease/exonuclease/phosphatase family protein, producing the protein MIKIVCWNIRRSKAPWDELLAMDADVGLIQEAGKIPPDLRARIDTGSHATCDQWFYLDDFDRWPLVVKLSDRVRVEWFKRVVPRYKSAAPDEMVVSDAGTIAAARVIPLDQEPFIVVSMYSRWLKPHKSTPTKWSVGYSDASTHRIISDLSAFIGSSDPATHRIIAAGDLNTIYECTDTALVIPTRDKSVFERMDGLGLRFLGPRYPDGLCKTPTPKGLPSDTMNVPTYYTVRARTPENARHQLDYVFASRGFHKGIRTRALNDPVEWGSSDHCRIMIEID
- a CDS encoding phytanoyl-CoA dioxygenase family protein, which translates into the protein MKLSLSQLEAYHRDGYVIVDCPFLQTLTQDCQNAVEKVAIDPDSVTADTRRNHFRLAPQIPGSYWCALDHALPFLKIMLHPEILEMARQLAGDDDVYLRNGGINELAPDHSFWWHRDSEMVYTEFMHYFSGASVAQGCLRVIPGSHIGSADRFKEEAERRRREQGYPEEYWVDGIADVELPGEVPLEVRPDQLIVRDSRIFHATGLNTSREGRSMSHWLFRDGASNDHRFRFEDVLTDELIEALTPAQRDALWLGRDFEIAEGYREEREREYGKVAWGVV
- a CDS encoding phosphoenolpyruvate hydrolase family protein, with translation MAIPYDECLRRLRAQVSEGKPIIGTGAGTGLSAKCAEAGGADIIIIYNSGRYRMGGRGSLSGMMPYGDANQVVVEMGQEVLTIVEDAPVLAGVCGTDPFRIMSVFVRQLKDQGFSGVQNFPTVGLIDGLFRQNLEETNMGYDLEVEMIAEAHQAGLLTCPYVFSEEEAVKMAEAGADVLVPHMGLTTSGTIGAQTAMTLQEAAARVQAIRDAAVGVREDILVLCHGGPIAEPDDAEYVLNNTTGVVGFFGASSIERLPVERALTEQVRHFKGLAI